A genome region from Chloroflexota bacterium includes the following:
- a CDS encoding enoyl-CoA hydratase/isomerase family protein → MEFESLKYDKKDGIARITINRPSAMNAITPALLKEMKAAVEDAGKDKNVGVVVITGEGRAFSAGVDLKALGERKLEKGKVGPILDDPARELIDTIQAIPKVVIAMVNGFCFTGALEIVLGCDLAIAAEEAKFGDTHARWGLRPTWGMSARLPRTVGLVKARELSFTADTIDGREAQRIGLVNMAVPADKLEETTNELAKKIMANSWESLAAYKYLYNRGMKLTLKKGLELEFGSEFDIADTEDRLASFRKKS, encoded by the coding sequence ATGGAGTTTGAGAGCCTGAAATACGATAAAAAGGACGGTATTGCCAGGATAACGATTAACCGCCCCAGCGCTATGAACGCGATTACGCCGGCATTGCTTAAGGAGATGAAGGCTGCGGTGGAGGATGCCGGGAAGGATAAAAATGTGGGAGTGGTGGTGATAACTGGGGAAGGCAGAGCTTTTTCTGCCGGTGTGGACTTGAAAGCTCTGGGTGAGCGCAAGCTTGAGAAGGGGAAGGTGGGGCCGATTCTTGACGACCCGGCACGTGAGCTTATCGATACGATACAGGCTATACCTAAGGTCGTGATTGCCATGGTCAACGGGTTTTGCTTTACTGGTGCCCTAGAGATAGTGCTTGGTTGTGACCTGGCGATAGCGGCTGAGGAGGCGAAATTTGGGGATACACATGCCAGGTGGGGTCTCAGACCCACATGGGGTATGAGCGCGCGTTTGCCGCGCACTGTCGGGCTTGTGAAGGCAAGGGAGCTGTCGTTCACCGCTGATACTATAGACGGTCGTGAAGCCCAGCGTATAGGCCTGGTAAACATGGCAGTGCCGGCAGATAAACTGGAGGAGACAACAAACGAGCTAGCCAAGAAGATAATGGCCAACAGTTGGGAGAGCCTGGCTGCTTATAAGTATCTCTATAATCGGGGCATGAAGCTAACCCTGAAGAAGGGCCTGGAACTTGAGTTCGGCAGCGAGTTTGATATCGCCGATACCGAGGACAGGCTGGCCAGCTTCAGGAAGAAAAGCTGA